The Vitis riparia cultivar Riparia Gloire de Montpellier isolate 1030 chromosome 10, EGFV_Vit.rip_1.0, whole genome shotgun sequence genome includes a region encoding these proteins:
- the LOC117924265 gene encoding plastid-lipid-associated protein, chloroplastic-like: MAGVSQFNQIFCKTCAVAAPQLQSGAKLAFFPANSVGVVGKAVGRVRVSAGEVNRGRPVVLVRTALDDEWGPEKVEPEGEGSTVAVVEEEKSKEITSLKKALVDSFYGTDRGLKATSETRAEIVELITQLEAKNPTPAPTEALTLLNGKWILAYTSFAGLFPLLSRGTLPLVKVEEISQTIDSENFTVQNSVQFSGPLATTSISTNAKFEVRSPKRVQIKFQEGIIGTPQLTDSIELPENVEFLGQNIDLTPFKGLITSVQDTASSVAKTISSQPPLKFSIPNSNAESWLLTTYLDEDLRISRGDAGSIFVLIKEGSSLLVS, from the exons ATGGCTGGAGTTTCtcaattcaatcaaattttcTGCAAGACCTGCGCCGTGGCGGCACCTCAGTTACAGTCTGGCGCTAAATTGGCTTTTTTTCCGGCGAATTCGGTGGGGGTGGTGGGGAAGGCAGTGGGGAGAGTTAGGGTTTCGGCGGGGGAGGTGAATAGGGGAAGGCCGGTTGTTTTGGTTCGGACGGCGTTGGATGATGAGTGGGGGCCGGAGAAGGTGGAGCCGGAGGGGGAAGGGTCGACGGTGGCGGTGGTGGAGGAGGAGAAGTCGAAGGAGATTACTAGTTTGAAGAAGGCGTTGGTGGATTCGTTTTACGGGACTGATCGGGGGTTGAAGGCGACGAGCGAGACTCGGGCGGAGATTGTGGAGCTTATTACTCAATTGGAAGCGAAGAATCCGACTCCGGCGCCAACTGAGGCGTTGACTCTGCTCAATGGGAAATGGATTCTAGC GTACACatcttttgctggtttgttCCCCTTGTTGTCAAGGGGTACACTGCCGCTGGTGAAGGTTGAGGAGATATCACAGACCATCGACTCGGAGAATTTCACAGTCCAGAATTCTGTCCAGTTTTCTGGGCCTCTGGCTACCACTTCCATCAGTACCAATGCTAAATTTGAAGTCAGAAGTCCCAAGCGTGTGCAG ATCAAGTTCCAAGAAGGCATCATTGGCACTCCACAGCTGACTGACTCCATCGAGTTACCAGAGAATGTGGAATTTCTGGGACAAAATATTGACTTGACGCCCTTCAAAGGCTTGATCACCTCAGTCCAAGATACAGCTTCTTCTGTTGCCAAGACAATCTCCAGCCAACCACCATTGAAGTTCTCTATCCCAAACAGCAATGCTGAATCATGGCTGCTAACCACATACCTTGATGAAGATCTTCGAATCTCTAGGGGAGATGCTGGCAGTATCTTTGTGCTCATAAAGGAAGGCAGCTCCCTATTGGTATCTTGA